In Rattus norvegicus strain BN/NHsdMcwi chromosome 1, GRCr8, whole genome shotgun sequence, a genomic segment contains:
- the LOC102548137 gene encoding mucin-20-like translates to MSEFCVLLGLSQPSLTDSYFPLTTISMTSTSQCLPLTSCLSLTTSPDALTTNPHSLTTNPHSLTTNPYSLTTNPHALTTNPHALTTNPHSLTTNPHSLTTNPYSLTTNPYSLTTNPHSLTTSPHALTTSPHALTTNPHALTTSPHALTTSPHALTTNPHALTTNPHALTTSPHALTTSPHALTTNPHSLTTNPHSLTTNPYSLTTNPYSLTTNPHALTTNPHSLTTNPHSLTTNPYSLTTSPYSLTTNPHSLTTSPHALTTSPHALTTNPHALTTSPHALTTSPHALTTNPHALTTNPHALTTSPHALTTSPHALTTNPHALTTSPHALTTSPHSLTTNPHALTTSPHALTTNPHSLTTNPHALATSPH, encoded by the coding sequence ATGAGTGAATTCTGTGTTCTGCTTGGCTTGTCCCAACCATCTCTCACTGACAGCTATTTCCCATTGACAACCATCTCGATGACAAGCACCTCTCAATGTCTCCCATTGACAAGCTGCCTCTCCTTGACAACCAGCCCTGATGCACTGACAACCAACCCTCATTCACTGACAACCAACCCTCATTCACTGACAACCAACCCTTATTCACTGACAACCAACCCTCATGCACTGACAACCAACCCTCATGCACTGACAACAAACCCTCATTCACTGACAACAAACCCTCATTCACTGACAACCAACCCTTATTCATTGACAACTAACCCTTATTCACTGACAACCAACCCTCACTCATTGACAACCAGCCCTCATGCACTGACAACCAGCCCTCATGCACTGACAACCAACCCTCATGCACTGACAACCAGCCCTCATGCACTGACAACCAGCCCTCATGCACTGACAACCAACCCTCATGCACTGACAACCAACCCTCATGCACTGACAACCAGCCCTCATGCACTGACAACCAGTCCTCATGCACTGACAACCAACCCTCATTCACTGACAACCAACCCTCATTCACTGACAACCAACCCTTATTCACTGACAACCAACCCTTATTCACTGACAACCAACCCTCATGCACTGACAACAAACCCTCATTCACTGACAACAAACCCTCATTCACTGACAACCAACCCTTATTCATTGACAACTAGCCCTTATTCACTGACAACCAACCCTCACTCATTGACAACCAGCCCTCATGCACTGACAACCAGCCCTCATGCACTGACAACCAACCCTCATGCACTGACAACCAGCCCTCATGCACTGACAACCAGCCCTCATGCACTGACAACCAACCCTCATGCACTGACAACCAACCCTCATGCACTGACAACCAGCCCTCATGCACTGACAACCAGCCCTCATGCACTGACAACCAACCCTCATGCACTGACAACCAGCCCTCATGCACTGACAACCAGCCCTCATTCACTGACAACCAACCCTCATGCACTGACAACCAGCCCTCATGCACTGACAACCAACCCTCATTCACTGACAACCAACCCTCATGCACTGGCAACCAGCCCTCATTGA